Proteins found in one Campylobacter canadensis genomic segment:
- the dnaA gene encoding chromosomal replication initiator protein DnaA, with protein sequence MDFINELLKKVKEEIGENNYKNYFENIEFDKEQNDILYFKVPNQFLAKHIQTKYSSIIENILKNITEKKYKISFFEKKQNTKRLNLKEKELNKNLKEIIHSLNPSYTFDNFIIGESNKFTYQACKNSTLEKNFGKSFNPIFIYSKTGLGKTHLLQACGHECLELGKKVIYKTAKDFMKDYQTALLNNKFESFNNDYKDCNLLLIDDIQFLGNTEKIQEEFFHIFNDIIQKNGQIIMTSDVAPKDLNGIEDRLKSRFSNGIIANISVPDLDTRKAIIKKKCEVHEIDLNNEILNTIANYIGESIREIEGIITRINAMKLLSGQMITLELVKNLIKEYINEEKQNIDIDDIFQMISKEFNIKISEIKSNSKKQEIVKAKRIVIYLAKELISNSTTELAKNFQMKDHSSISHNIKKTQELIKKDNEFKNLIENIKNKIINLKSKDF encoded by the coding sequence ATGGATTTTATAAATGAATTATTAAAAAAAGTAAAAGAAGAAATAGGAGAAAATAATTATAAAAACTATTTTGAAAATATAGAATTTGATAAAGAACAAAATGATATTTTATATTTTAAAGTACCAAATCAATTTTTAGCAAAACATATTCAAACAAAATATTCATCAATAATAGAAAATATTTTAAAAAACATAACAGAAAAAAAGTATAAAATTTCTTTTTTTGAAAAAAAACAAAATACAAAAAGACTAAATTTAAAAGAAAAAGAATTAAATAAAAACTTAAAAGAAATAATCCATTCTTTAAATCCATCTTATACTTTTGATAATTTTATAATTGGAGAAAGTAATAAATTTACATATCAAGCTTGTAAAAATTCAACTTTAGAAAAAAATTTTGGTAAATCTTTTAACCCTATTTTTATTTATTCTAAAACAGGTTTAGGTAAAACTCATTTACTTCAAGCTTGTGGTCATGAATGTTTAGAACTTGGTAAAAAAGTAATTTATAAAACAGCAAAAGATTTTATGAAAGATTATCAAACAGCTTTATTAAATAATAAATTTGAAAGTTTTAATAACGACTATAAAGACTGCAATTTATTATTAATTGATGATATACAATTTTTAGGAAATACAGAAAAAATTCAAGAAGAATTCTTTCATATTTTTAATGATATTATTCAAAAAAATGGGCAAATAATTATGACTTCTGATGTTGCTCCAAAAGATTTAAATGGTATTGAAGATAGATTAAAATCAAGATTTTCTAATGGAATAATAGCAAATATTAGTGTGCCTGATTTAGATACAAGAAAGGCAATTATTAAGAAAAAATGTGAAGTTCATGAAATAGATTTAAATAATGAAATTTTAAATACAATTGCAAATTATATAGGAGAAAGTATTAGAGAAATAGAAGGCATAATAACAAGAATTAATGCAATGAAATTACTTTCTGGTCAAATGATAACCTTAGAATTAGTAAAAAATCTAATAAAAGAATATATAAATGAAGAAAAGCAAAATATAGATATTGATGATATCTTTCAAATGATTAGCAAAGAATTTAATATAAAAATATCTGAAATAAAATCAAATTCTAAAAAGCAAGAAATTGTAAAAGCAAAAAGAATAGTAATATATTTAGCTAAAGAATTAATTTCAAATTCAACAACAGAATTAGCTAAAAATTTTCAAATGAAAGACCATAGTTCAATATCTCATAATATTAAAAAAACCCAAGAATTAATAAAAAAAGATAATGAATTTAAAAACTTAATAGAAAATATAAAAAATAAGATAATTAATCTAAAAAGTAAAGATTTTTAA